In Arachis hypogaea cultivar Tifrunner chromosome 2, arahy.Tifrunner.gnm2.J5K5, whole genome shotgun sequence, a genomic segment contains:
- the LOC114925594 gene encoding RING-H2 finger protein ATL33-like isoform X1: MDKRTTTTITHTPSPSLSPPPPSSQLVFYAPPLSPAQIAILNTPPPPFPGGSSSFDLSPLEFLLAIVAMVTLPAVIYTFIFAYGCPSCRRQPERNSGEHSSESRDGDSVIATAVAEFRYQKDSHVKEIGGECPVCLSAFADGEKLRQLSDCKHSFHADCINLWLSNHTNCPICRSIVAGAGRKRPSSSAPARDHHDFHQGLPDASGLVVRGSRSEYLQ, from the exons ATGGACAAGcgaaccaccaccaccatcactcaCACTCCATCACCGTCGCTGtcgccaccaccaccatcatcgcAGCTTGTTTTCTATGCTCCTCCGCTCTCCCCCGCTCAAATTGCGATCCTTAATACCCCGCCGCCGCCTTTTCCGGGCGGTTCGAGCTCCTTCGACCTCTCTCCCCTCGAATTCCTCCTCGCCATCGTTGCCATGGTCACACTGCCCGCCGTAATCTACACCTTTATCTTCGCCTACGGCTGCCCGTCTTGCCGCCGGCAACCGGAGCGAAATTCCGGCGAGCATTCCAGTGAGTCCCGCGACGGGGACAGCGTCATCGCCACCGCTGTTGCTGAATTTCGGTACCAGAAGGACTCTCACGTGAAGGAGATCGGCGGCGAGTGTCCGGTATGCTTGTCGGCTTTCGCCGACGGCGAGAAACTCCGGCAACTTAGCGATTGTAAGCATTCGTTTCACGCTGATTGCATCAACTTGTGGCTCAGCAACCACACGAATTGCCCAATTTGCCGCTCCATCGTCGCCGGCGCTGGCAGAAAGCGCCCCAGTTCATCTGCTCCGGCAAGAGATCATCATGATTTTCATCAAGGTCTTCCTGATGCATCCGGTTTG GTAGTTCGTGGCTCAAGGAGTGAATATCTTCAATAA
- the LOC114925594 gene encoding RING-H2 finger protein ATL33-like isoform X2: protein MDKRTTTTITHTPSPSLSPPPPSSQLVFYAPPLSPAQIAILNTPPPPFPGGSSSFDLSPLEFLLAIVAMVTLPAVIYTFIFAYGCPSCRRQPERNSGEHSSESRDGDSVIATAVAEFRYQKDSHVKEIGGECPVCLSAFADGEKLRQLSDCKHSFHADCINLWLSNHTNCPICRSIVAGAGRKRPSSSAPARDHHDFHQGLPDASGLRKQHQR from the exons ATGGACAAGcgaaccaccaccaccatcactcaCACTCCATCACCGTCGCTGtcgccaccaccaccatcatcgcAGCTTGTTTTCTATGCTCCTCCGCTCTCCCCCGCTCAAATTGCGATCCTTAATACCCCGCCGCCGCCTTTTCCGGGCGGTTCGAGCTCCTTCGACCTCTCTCCCCTCGAATTCCTCCTCGCCATCGTTGCCATGGTCACACTGCCCGCCGTAATCTACACCTTTATCTTCGCCTACGGCTGCCCGTCTTGCCGCCGGCAACCGGAGCGAAATTCCGGCGAGCATTCCAGTGAGTCCCGCGACGGGGACAGCGTCATCGCCACCGCTGTTGCTGAATTTCGGTACCAGAAGGACTCTCACGTGAAGGAGATCGGCGGCGAGTGTCCGGTATGCTTGTCGGCTTTCGCCGACGGCGAGAAACTCCGGCAACTTAGCGATTGTAAGCATTCGTTTCACGCTGATTGCATCAACTTGTGGCTCAGCAACCACACGAATTGCCCAATTTGCCGCTCCATCGTCGCCGGCGCTGGCAGAAAGCGCCCCAGTTCATCTGCTCCGGCAAGAGATCATCATGATTTTCATCAAGGTCTTCCTGATGCATCCGGTTTG AGAAAGCAGCATCAACGTTAA